In a single window of the Gadus macrocephalus chromosome 6, ASM3116895v1 genome:
- the LOC132460209 gene encoding uncharacterized protein LOC132460209 isoform X15 — protein MGLSAARRSEVDDWFQMLESDRPRPSPAPSAVICPSAGLRSGRTPVRAWSGQYGATWWQPGQRQEDLWFPLLRRRPSLPFIPSVEAVKQPVSSARLGYANRSSVERLLQPAFNQRDDWYQYFNPSFTIKQQETRPSSSLASSITSSLAQARSEDVKGGVVRDSEFIERWQEALGLVDELREMEDLEHRLRGVRDLEDRLQEVDELAERIQEVIEEELGREEVEKMAQEEEVQPERSHVEMELAETLEVGEVDELEDEIKRVFFGEREVEERFKSGSLDDDVHVVVSQRKVRKTVTVVQESWQEQAETESASVSVEQETQGLKIERDIRTTSVFEEKGFKVLLQEDGFNIPLQEEGFNRHLEEEGFNRHLEEEGFNRHLEEEGFNIPPQEEGFNIPLKEEGFNRHLEEEGFNRHLEEEGFNIPPQEEGVNITPQEEGFNRHLEEEGFNIPLKEEGFNRHLEEEGFNMPPQEEGFNIPPQKEGFNIPPQESQVEDNDVWFRLFDRLPYKAVSKPQAASTVPAEEYFTSKSITTKVLEMKTRGPQVLVDELSPAGPQVLVDELSPAGTQVLVDELSPAGTQVLVDEMSTRAPQVLVDEMSTRGAEVSGGWEDVWFILLDVIPRGTPFVPPVTSVASDQEPAKQSYSSEMIQSPAVEDEREVMVEEERLAPEETRGSPDILEVLERVADDWFVLFQVTPRKTTYVSPVAADEVSVREIPTTTAMTLIEKTTTDEREEITGAIVQKIEMENMFKYGTETQPALLLKDGEDDWFVLLDVGSRAPSAVPPGSPVFLPVALKDLSRRVTTVAAVETIESVDRVRWTSSPVVTVEEVLQKQEERPPRQSIPEQAVPTREPDDWFVLLDVVPREVTYIAPAAPSTLYPEVSVTLQIVTEKAELTPQLEDIPRKRGTQLEDIPRKWGTQLEDILQLSAQPPPERDDSWFVLFDAVLIQPVTSPLVSSQSSGVEGRTTGTWQKVIIVEERRREETSLSDVQVTRYPSERKGGDEWFSLFDASRVSPVTRVAEVQGPMAGTALRGPSQEERAVVMEKKTVVMEERVVVMEERRPQEPTVSESEYGVVWHMLFQRVGEASRKMPTVERVRVSPKERASEGVPAVEQIPSRGSAVRQIWQQEAVPQPGNEVEDDWFVLLDVAPRKPVATAPQVRFYPDVRPATKATLGPAVPALRPLTPAVTALRPLAPAVPAVRPLTPAVPALRPRFSILAERLPAAQLREAVDDWFVLLDAVRTESVAAVGSHRGVRPVSAPVFSQAALAEAGLPLFPLDLPQTSTPLRSARQEERRLEVTMEAAEPAKGEAGAEDKSEEATSEPVRLRKRRAKRIEGDSIYIRHSLLMLEELEKPQEELLRHHASVSELKRNFMQAVPDSRPSEWDKRLSTHSPFRTAGANGGPGTDGITSDGSDGDKDSSTTFSSESGVTTTTTHISKVVKSGSTETRVEKRIVISAESEVEEGNDGTSM, from the exons ATGGGTCTCTCAGCCGCCCGCAGATCTGAGGTAGATGATTGGTTCCAGATGCTGGAGTCCGACCGGCCACGCCCCTCTCCGGCACCATCAG CTGTGATCTGTCCCTCAGCCGGCCTGCGGTCTGGCCGTACTCCGGTCCGGGCCTGGTCCGGTCAGTATGGCGCCACCTGGTGGCAGCCAGGCCAGAGGCAGGAAGACCTGTGGTTTCCGTTGCTTCGACGCCGTCCTTCTCTTCCCTTTATCCCGTCTGTTGAGGCCGTGAAGCAGCCAG TGTCCTCGGCCAGACTCGGCTATGCCAACAGGAGTTCTGTGGAAAGACTATTACAACCAGCGTTTAACCAGCGAGACGACTGGTACCAATACTTCAACCCGAGTTTCACCATCAAGCAACAGGAAACGCGTCCAT CCTCCTCCCtggcctcctccatcacctcctccctaGCCCAGGCACGGTCTGAGGACGTGAAGGGGGGTGTTGTGAGAGACAGTGAGTTCATTGAGAGATGGCAGGAGGCCTTAGGCTTAGTGGACGAGCTGAGGGAAATGGAGGATTTGGAACACAGgttgaggggggtgagggatcTCGAAGACAGGCTTCAGGAAGTGGACGAGCTAGCGGAGAGGATCCAGGAAGTGATCGAGGAGGAGTtagggagggaggaagtggaAAAGATggcacaggaagaggaagttcaACCAGAGAGATCACACGTAGAGATGGAGTTGGCGGAGACGCTGGAGGTAGGTGAGGTTGACGAATTGGAAGATGAAATAAAACGGGTGTTTTTCGGGGAGAGGGAGGTTGAGGAGAGGTTTAAATCTGGGTCGTTAGACGACGACGTTCACGTCGTGGTGAGCCAGAGGAAGGTTAGGAAGACGGTCACTGTCGTCCAGGAAAGTTGGCAAGAACAAGCAGAGACAGAGTCAGCGTCGGTATCAGTGGAGCAGGAGACGCAAGGATTGAAAATTGAAAGAGACATCAGAACAACATCTGTGTTTGAGGAAAAGGGGTTCAAAGTACTTCTTCAGGAAGACGGGTTCAATATACCCCTTCAGGAAGAGGGGTTCAATAGACACCTTGAGGAAGAGGGGTTCAATAGACACCTTGAGGAAGAGGGGTTCAATAGACACCTTGAGGAAGAGGGGTTCAATATCCCCCCCCAGGAAGAGGGGTTCAATATACCCCTTAAGGAAGAGGGGTTCAATAGACACCTTGAGGAAGAGGGGTTCAATAGACACCTTGAGGAAGAGGGGTTCAATATACCCCCACAGGAAGAGGGGGTCAATATAACCCCACAGGAGGAGGGGTTCAATAGACACCTTGAGGAAGAGGGGTTCAATATACCCCTTAAGGAAGAGGGGTTCAATAGACACCTTGAGGAAGAGGGGTTCAATATGCCCCCCCAAGAAGAGGGGTTCAATATACCCCCACAGAAAGAGGGGTTCAATATCCCCCCCCAGGAATCACAGGTGGAGGATAATGATGTCTGGTTCCGGCTGTTTGACCGCTTACCTTACAAGGCTGTTtccaaaccacaag CAGCCTCTACAGTACCAGCAGAAGAATACTTTACCTCCAAGAGTATAACAACAAAGGTTTTGGAGATGAAAACCAGAGGACCACAGGTCCTGGTTGATGAGTTGAGCCCTGCAGGACCACAGGTCCTGGTTGATGAGTTGAGCCCTGCAGGAACACAGGTCCTGGTTGATGAGTTGAGCCCTGCAGGAACACAGGTCCTGGTTGATGAGATGAGCACCAGAGCACCACAGGTCCTGGTTGATGAGATGAGCACCAGAGGAGCAGAGGTCTCTGGGGGCTGGGAGGATGTTTGGTTTATCTTGCTGGACGTCATTCCCAGAGGAACCCCGTTTGTCCCACCAG TGACCTCTGTGGCCAGCGACCAGGAGCCGGCAAAACAGAGTTATTCCTCAGAGATGATTCAAAGCCCAGCAGTTGAGGACGAGAGGGAGGTGATGGTAGAGGAGGAACGTCTTGCACCGGAAGAGACGAGGGGCTCACCCGATATACTAGAGGTTCTGGAGAGGGTTGCAGACGACTGGTTTGTGCTGTTCCAGGTCACCCCAAGAAAAACGACCTATGTGTCACCAG TTGCAGCTGATGAAGTGAGTGTACGTGAGATTCCAACAACGACAGCCATGACACTGATTGAGAAGACAACAACtgatgagagggaggagataacTGGAGCCATTGTGCAAAAAATAGAGATGGAAAACATGTTCAAGTATGGAACTGAAACACAGCCAgccctgctccttaaagacggAGAAGATGACTGGTTTGTCTTACTGGATGTTGGCTCTAGAGCGCCATCTGCTGTGCCACCAG GATCTCCCGTGTTTCTCCCAGTGGCCCTGAAGGACCTATCTAGAAGAGTCACTACTGTGGCTGCAGTGGAAACCATTGAGTCTGTGGACCGAGTCCGTTGGACTTCTTCACCTGTGGTCACAGTtgaagaagtcctccagaaaCAGGAGGAGAGGCCTCCCAGACAGTCCATTCCAGAGCAGGCAGTCCCAACGAGGGAGCCAGACGATTGGTTTGTGCTGTTGGATGTTGTTCCCAGAGAGGTGACCTATATAGCTCCAG CAGCGCCCAGTACCCTTTACCCAGAGGTCTCTGTAACTCTCCAAATCGTCACAGAAAAAGCTGAGCTTACGCCCCAGCTGGAAGACATTCCCAGGAAGAGGGGTACCCAGCTGGAAGACATTCCCAGGAAGTGGGGTACCCAGCTGGAAGACATTCTCCAGCTGTCGGCTCAGCCTCCACCTGAGAGAGACGACAGCTGGTTTGTGTTGTTCGACGCTGTCCTCATCCAACCAG TGACAAGTCCTCTGGTGTCTAGCCAGAGCTCTGGGGTAGAGGGTAggaccactgggacgtggcagaAGGTGATAATTGTGGAGGAGAGAAGGCGAGAGGAGACAAGTCTGTCTGATGTCCAAGTGACACGCTACCCctcagagaggaagggaggagatgagTGGTTCAGCCTATTCGATGCTTCCCGAG TTTCCCCGGTAACAAGAGTGGCCGAAGTTCAGGGGCCCATGGCAGGGACAGCTCTGAGGGGCCCTAGTCAGGAGGAGAGGGCCGTAGTGATGGAGAAGAAGACcgtagtgatggaggagagggtggtggtgatggaggagagacgtCCCCAGGAGCCCACTGTGTCAGAGAGCGAGTATGGAGTTGTCTGGCATATGCTGTTCCAAAGGGTTGGGGAAGCAAGTAGAAAGATGCCGACAG TGGAGCGTGTCAGGGTGTCCCCCAAGGAGAGAGCCTCTGAAGGGGTTCCTGCGGTAGAGCAGATTCCCTCCAGAGGTTCTGCAGTGAGGCAGATATGGCAGCAGGAAGCTGTTCCTCAGCCGGGGAATGAGGTAGAAGACGATTGGTTCGTTCTTCTGGACGTGGCGCCTAGGAAACCAG TGGCCACGGCCCCGCAAGTCCGGTTCTATCCAGACGTACGGCCTGCTACCAAGgcaacgctgggaccggccgtCCCAGCACTCCGACCTCTGACACCGGCGGTCACAGCGCTCCGACCTCTGGCACCGGCAGTCCCAGCGGTCCGACCTCTGACACCGGCGGTCCCAGCGCTCCGACCTCGCTTCTCGATCCTGGCGGAGAGGCTCCCAGCAGCGCAGCTCAGAGAGGCTGTGGACGATTGGTTTGTTCTGCTGGACGCTGTCCGCACAGAGTCAG tgGCGGCGGTGGGCTCCCACCGGGGGGTGCGTCCCGTCAGCGCCCCGGTCTTCTCCCAGGCCGCCCTGGCGGAGGCGGGGCTGCCGCTGTTCCCCCTGGACCtgccccagacctccaccccgcTGCGGAGCGCCCGCCAGGAGGAGCGCCGGCTGGAGGTCACCATGGAGGCGGCGGAGCCCGCCAAGGGCGAGGCCGGCGCCGAGGACAAG TCTGAGGAGGCCACCTCGGAGCCGGTGCGACTGCGCAAG AGAAGAGCTAAGAGAATTGAGGGAGACTCGATTTATATCAGACATAGCCTCTTAATGTTGGAG gagctggagaagccCCAGGAGGAGCTCCTCCGTCACCACGCCAGTGTCAGTGAGCTGAAGAGGAACTTCATGCAGGCGGTGCCCGACTCGCGGCCCAGCGAGTGGGACAAGCGCCTCTCCACACACTCCCCCTTCCGCACCGCGGGGGCCAACGGGGGCCCCGGCACCGACGGG
- the LOC132460209 gene encoding uncharacterized protein LOC132460209 isoform X2: MGLSAARRSEVDDWFQMLESDRPRPSPAPSAVICPSAGLRSGRTPVRAWSGQYGATWWQPGQRQEDLWFPLLRRRPSLPFIPSVEAVKQPVSSARLGYANRSSVERLLQPAFNQRDDWYQYFNPSFTIKQQETRPSSSLASSITSSLAQARSEDVKGGVVRDSEFIERWQEALGLVDELREMEDLEHRLRGVRDLEDRLQEVDELAERIQEVIEEELGREEVEKMAQEEEVQPERSHVEMELAETLEVGEVDELEDEIKRVFFGEREVEERFKSGSLDDDVHVVVSQRKVRKTVTVVQESWQEQAETESASVSVEQETQGLKIERDIRTTSVFEEKGFKVLLQEDGFNIPLQEEGFNRHLEEEGFNRHLEEEGFNRHLEEEGFNIPPQEEGFNIPLKEEGFNRHLEEEGFNRHLEEEGFNIPPQEEGVNITPQEEGFNRHLEEEGFNIPLKEEGFNRHLEEEGFNMPPQEEGFNIPPQKEGFNIPPQESQVEDNDVWFRLFDRLPYKAVSKPQASTVPAEEYFTSKSITTKVLEMKTRGPQVLVDELSPAGPQVLVDELSPAGTQVLVDELSPAGTQVLVDEMSTRAPQVLVDEMSTRGAEVSGGWEDVWFILLDVIPRGTPFVPPGVVSHLGNVFALVTSVASNQEPAKQSYSSEMIKSPAVEDEREVMVVEERLAPEETRGSPVILEVLERVADDWFVLFQVTPRKTTYVSPVATAVESDQKAVELSYPTETAGPTVEDQRQVVVNETILQQQETAGSQTIPAPLSVAERVEDDWFVLFNRVPRKTTYVTPGVVSHLGNVFALVTSVASDQEPAKQSYSSEMIQSPAVEDEREVMVEEERLAPEETRGSPDILEVLERVADDWFVLFQVTPRKTTYVSPVAADEVSVREIPTTTAMTLIEKTTTDEREEITGAIVQKIEMENMFKYGTETQPALLLKDGEDDWFVLLDVGSRAPSAVPPGSPVFLPVALKDLSRRVTTVAAVETIESVDRVRWTSSPVVTVEEVLQKQEERPPRQSIPEQAVPTREPDDWFVLLDVVPREVTYIAPAAPSTLYPEVSVTLQIVTEKAELTPQLEDIPRKRGTQLEDIPRKWGTQLEDILQLSAQPPPERDDSWFVLFDAVLIQPVTSPLVSSQSSGVEGRTTGTWQKVIIVEERRREETSLSDVQVTRYPSERKGGDEWFSLFDASRVSPVTRVAEVQGPMAGTALRGPSQEERAVVMEKKTVVMEERVVVMEERRPQEPTVSESEYGVVWHMLFQRVGEASRKMPTVERVRVSPKERASEGVPAVEQIPSRGSAVRQIWQQEAVPQPGNEVEDDWFVLLDVAPRKPVATAPQVRFYPDVRPATKATLGPAVPALRPLTPAVTALRPLAPAVPAVRPLTPAVPALRPRFSILAERLPAAQLREAVDDWFVLLDAVRTESVAAVGSHRGVRPVSAPVFSQAALAEAGLPLFPLDLPQTSTPLRSARQEERRLEVTMEAAEPAKGEAGAEDKSEEATSEPVRLRKRRAKRIEGDSIYIRHSLLMLEELEKPQEELLRHHASVSELKRNFMQAVPDSRPSEWDKRLSTHSPFRTAGANGGPGTDGITSDGSDGDKDSSTTFSSESGVTTTTTHISKVVKSGSTETRVEKRIVISAESEVEEGNDGTSM, from the exons ATGGGTCTCTCAGCCGCCCGCAGATCTGAGGTAGATGATTGGTTCCAGATGCTGGAGTCCGACCGGCCACGCCCCTCTCCGGCACCATCAG CTGTGATCTGTCCCTCAGCCGGCCTGCGGTCTGGCCGTACTCCGGTCCGGGCCTGGTCCGGTCAGTATGGCGCCACCTGGTGGCAGCCAGGCCAGAGGCAGGAAGACCTGTGGTTTCCGTTGCTTCGACGCCGTCCTTCTCTTCCCTTTATCCCGTCTGTTGAGGCCGTGAAGCAGCCAG TGTCCTCGGCCAGACTCGGCTATGCCAACAGGAGTTCTGTGGAAAGACTATTACAACCAGCGTTTAACCAGCGAGACGACTGGTACCAATACTTCAACCCGAGTTTCACCATCAAGCAACAGGAAACGCGTCCAT CCTCCTCCCtggcctcctccatcacctcctccctaGCCCAGGCACGGTCTGAGGACGTGAAGGGGGGTGTTGTGAGAGACAGTGAGTTCATTGAGAGATGGCAGGAGGCCTTAGGCTTAGTGGACGAGCTGAGGGAAATGGAGGATTTGGAACACAGgttgaggggggtgagggatcTCGAAGACAGGCTTCAGGAAGTGGACGAGCTAGCGGAGAGGATCCAGGAAGTGATCGAGGAGGAGTtagggagggaggaagtggaAAAGATggcacaggaagaggaagttcaACCAGAGAGATCACACGTAGAGATGGAGTTGGCGGAGACGCTGGAGGTAGGTGAGGTTGACGAATTGGAAGATGAAATAAAACGGGTGTTTTTCGGGGAGAGGGAGGTTGAGGAGAGGTTTAAATCTGGGTCGTTAGACGACGACGTTCACGTCGTGGTGAGCCAGAGGAAGGTTAGGAAGACGGTCACTGTCGTCCAGGAAAGTTGGCAAGAACAAGCAGAGACAGAGTCAGCGTCGGTATCAGTGGAGCAGGAGACGCAAGGATTGAAAATTGAAAGAGACATCAGAACAACATCTGTGTTTGAGGAAAAGGGGTTCAAAGTACTTCTTCAGGAAGACGGGTTCAATATACCCCTTCAGGAAGAGGGGTTCAATAGACACCTTGAGGAAGAGGGGTTCAATAGACACCTTGAGGAAGAGGGGTTCAATAGACACCTTGAGGAAGAGGGGTTCAATATCCCCCCCCAGGAAGAGGGGTTCAATATACCCCTTAAGGAAGAGGGGTTCAATAGACACCTTGAGGAAGAGGGGTTCAATAGACACCTTGAGGAAGAGGGGTTCAATATACCCCCACAGGAAGAGGGGGTCAATATAACCCCACAGGAGGAGGGGTTCAATAGACACCTTGAGGAAGAGGGGTTCAATATACCCCTTAAGGAAGAGGGGTTCAATAGACACCTTGAGGAAGAGGGGTTCAATATGCCCCCCCAAGAAGAGGGGTTCAATATACCCCCACAGAAAGAGGGGTTCAATATCCCCCCCCAGGAATCACAGGTGGAGGATAATGATGTCTGGTTCCGGCTGTTTGACCGCTTACCTTACAAGGCTGTTtccaaaccacaag CCTCTACAGTACCAGCAGAAGAATACTTTACCTCCAAGAGTATAACAACAAAGGTTTTGGAGATGAAAACCAGAGGACCACAGGTCCTGGTTGATGAGTTGAGCCCTGCAGGACCACAGGTCCTGGTTGATGAGTTGAGCCCTGCAGGAACACAGGTCCTGGTTGATGAGTTGAGCCCTGCAGGAACACAGGTCCTGGTTGATGAGATGAGCACCAGAGCACCACAGGTCCTGGTTGATGAGATGAGCACCAGAGGAGCAGAGGTCTCTGGGGGCTGGGAGGATGTTTGGTTTATCTTGCTGGACGTCATTCCCAGAGGAACCCCGTTTGTCCCACCAG GAGTTGTGTCTCATCTCGGGAATGTGTTTGCATTAGTGACCTCTGTGGCCAGCAACCAGGAGCCGGCAAAACAGAGTTATTCCTCAGAGATGATTAAAAGCCCAGCAGTTGAGGACGAGAGGGAGGTGATGGTAGTGGAGGAACGTCTTGCACCGGAAGAGACGAGGGGCTCACCCGTTATACTAGAGGTTCTGGAGAGGGTTGCAGACGACTGGTTTGTGCTGTTCCAGGTCACCCCAAGAAAAACGACCTATGTGTCACCAG TAGCTACCGCTGTGGAGAGCGACCAGAAGGCTGTGGAACTGAGTTATCCAACAGAGACTGCAGGTCCAACCGTTGAGGACCAAAGGCAGGTGGTGGTAAATGAGACCATTCTCCAACAGCAGGAGACGGCAGGCTCACAAACCATCCCAGCGCCACTGTCTGTGGCGGAGAGGGTTGAGGATGACTGGTTTGTGCTGTTCAACCGTGTCCCAAGAAAAACCACCTACGTAACCCCAG GAGTTGTGTCTCATCTCGGGAATGTGTTTGCATTAGTGACCTCTGTGGCCAGCGACCAGGAGCCGGCAAAACAGAGTTATTCCTCAGAGATGATTCAAAGCCCAGCAGTTGAGGACGAGAGGGAGGTGATGGTAGAGGAGGAACGTCTTGCACCGGAAGAGACGAGGGGCTCACCCGATATACTAGAGGTTCTGGAGAGGGTTGCAGACGACTGGTTTGTGCTGTTCCAGGTCACCCCAAGAAAAACGACCTATGTGTCACCAG TTGCAGCTGATGAAGTGAGTGTACGTGAGATTCCAACAACGACAGCCATGACACTGATTGAGAAGACAACAACtgatgagagggaggagataacTGGAGCCATTGTGCAAAAAATAGAGATGGAAAACATGTTCAAGTATGGAACTGAAACACAGCCAgccctgctccttaaagacggAGAAGATGACTGGTTTGTCTTACTGGATGTTGGCTCTAGAGCGCCATCTGCTGTGCCACCAG GATCTCCCGTGTTTCTCCCAGTGGCCCTGAAGGACCTATCTAGAAGAGTCACTACTGTGGCTGCAGTGGAAACCATTGAGTCTGTGGACCGAGTCCGTTGGACTTCTTCACCTGTGGTCACAGTtgaagaagtcctccagaaaCAGGAGGAGAGGCCTCCCAGACAGTCCATTCCAGAGCAGGCAGTCCCAACGAGGGAGCCAGACGATTGGTTTGTGCTGTTGGATGTTGTTCCCAGAGAGGTGACCTATATAGCTCCAG CAGCGCCCAGTACCCTTTACCCAGAGGTCTCTGTAACTCTCCAAATCGTCACAGAAAAAGCTGAGCTTACGCCCCAGCTGGAAGACATTCCCAGGAAGAGGGGTACCCAGCTGGAAGACATTCCCAGGAAGTGGGGTACCCAGCTGGAAGACATTCTCCAGCTGTCGGCTCAGCCTCCACCTGAGAGAGACGACAGCTGGTTTGTGTTGTTCGACGCTGTCCTCATCCAACCAG TGACAAGTCCTCTGGTGTCTAGCCAGAGCTCTGGGGTAGAGGGTAggaccactgggacgtggcagaAGGTGATAATTGTGGAGGAGAGAAGGCGAGAGGAGACAAGTCTGTCTGATGTCCAAGTGACACGCTACCCctcagagaggaagggaggagatgagTGGTTCAGCCTATTCGATGCTTCCCGAG TTTCCCCGGTAACAAGAGTGGCCGAAGTTCAGGGGCCCATGGCAGGGACAGCTCTGAGGGGCCCTAGTCAGGAGGAGAGGGCCGTAGTGATGGAGAAGAAGACcgtagtgatggaggagagggtggtggtgatggaggagagacgtCCCCAGGAGCCCACTGTGTCAGAGAGCGAGTATGGAGTTGTCTGGCATATGCTGTTCCAAAGGGTTGGGGAAGCAAGTAGAAAGATGCCGACAG TGGAGCGTGTCAGGGTGTCCCCCAAGGAGAGAGCCTCTGAAGGGGTTCCTGCGGTAGAGCAGATTCCCTCCAGAGGTTCTGCAGTGAGGCAGATATGGCAGCAGGAAGCTGTTCCTCAGCCGGGGAATGAGGTAGAAGACGATTGGTTCGTTCTTCTGGACGTGGCGCCTAGGAAACCAG TGGCCACGGCCCCGCAAGTCCGGTTCTATCCAGACGTACGGCCTGCTACCAAGgcaacgctgggaccggccgtCCCAGCACTCCGACCTCTGACACCGGCGGTCACAGCGCTCCGACCTCTGGCACCGGCAGTCCCAGCGGTCCGACCTCTGACACCGGCGGTCCCAGCGCTCCGACCTCGCTTCTCGATCCTGGCGGAGAGGCTCCCAGCAGCGCAGCTCAGAGAGGCTGTGGACGATTGGTTTGTTCTGCTGGACGCTGTCCGCACAGAGTCAG tgGCGGCGGTGGGCTCCCACCGGGGGGTGCGTCCCGTCAGCGCCCCGGTCTTCTCCCAGGCCGCCCTGGCGGAGGCGGGGCTGCCGCTGTTCCCCCTGGACCtgccccagacctccaccccgcTGCGGAGCGCCCGCCAGGAGGAGCGCCGGCTGGAGGTCACCATGGAGGCGGCGGAGCCCGCCAAGGGCGAGGCCGGCGCCGAGGACAAG TCTGAGGAGGCCACCTCGGAGCCGGTGCGACTGCGCAAG AGAAGAGCTAAGAGAATTGAGGGAGACTCGATTTATATCAGACATAGCCTCTTAATGTTGGAG gagctggagaagccCCAGGAGGAGCTCCTCCGTCACCACGCCAGTGTCAGTGAGCTGAAGAGGAACTTCATGCAGGCGGTGCCCGACTCGCGGCCCAGCGAGTGGGACAAGCGCCTCTCCACACACTCCCCCTTCCGCACCGCGGGGGCCAACGGGGGCCCCGGCACCGACGGG